The following are encoded in a window of Amycolatopsis lexingtonensis genomic DNA:
- a CDS encoding terpene synthase family protein → MAELYFPFPVHSEIGHEDYDREAARWLSRCSDLPQEQLDAIVGSRVAAATAFLASPATPELLKPTAVWSAVYLLVDDVLEAAPSEEAAIMAACGQRVWDDPNGPVPDTPITAVVQQNARELLTLATPAQRQRLRATHQQYFAAIVTEHLLETVEQSPSVEVYAGVREAASIMAALSAVVEFASGMDIPEHEYHRPQVRAFSQAAHLAAGWTNDVVAFAKDVREGHHNLVTVLAHRSGRDARESVDAAVAVISRALYAMNELSQILLREGSPALRAYVRSMIRLVGVFIPWQLRSPRYAAVQTDEPLTITSIPPADAHVPPDIAAIAWWWDHLPVRDAV, encoded by the coding sequence GTGGCGGAGTTGTACTTCCCGTTCCCCGTTCATTCCGAGATCGGGCACGAGGATTACGACCGGGAAGCCGCGAGGTGGTTGTCGCGGTGCAGCGACCTGCCGCAGGAGCAGCTGGATGCGATCGTGGGTTCCCGCGTGGCCGCGGCGACGGCGTTCCTGGCGTCACCGGCGACCCCGGAACTGCTCAAGCCGACCGCGGTGTGGTCCGCGGTTTACCTCCTCGTCGACGACGTCCTCGAGGCCGCGCCCAGCGAGGAGGCTGCGATCATGGCCGCCTGCGGCCAGCGCGTCTGGGATGACCCGAACGGACCCGTGCCTGATACTCCGATCACCGCTGTCGTGCAGCAGAACGCCCGGGAGCTGCTGACACTGGCAACACCCGCGCAGCGCCAGCGGCTGAGGGCGACACACCAGCAGTACTTCGCCGCGATTGTCACCGAGCACCTGCTCGAGACCGTGGAGCAATCGCCGTCGGTGGAGGTGTACGCCGGGGTGCGCGAGGCCGCATCGATCATGGCTGCCCTCTCGGCCGTCGTGGAGTTTGCCAGCGGCATGGACATTCCCGAGCACGAATACCACAGACCGCAGGTGCGGGCATTCTCCCAGGCTGCTCACCTTGCAGCGGGCTGGACCAACGACGTCGTCGCTTTCGCCAAGGACGTTCGGGAGGGCCACCACAACCTGGTCACCGTGTTGGCCCATCGGTCAGGTCGCGACGCGCGCGAGAGTGTCGACGCCGCCGTGGCGGTGATCAGCAGGGCCCTCTACGCCATGAACGAGCTTTCGCAGATACTGCTGCGCGAAGGAAGTCCTGCACTGCGCGCTTATGTGCGGTCCATGATCCGCTTGGTGGGCGTGTTCATTCCGTGGCAACTACGCTCCCCTCGATACGCGGCCGTTCAGACCGACGAGCCTCTGACCATCACCAGCATTCCCCCCGCCGACGCCCACGTGCCACCGG